One genomic region from Capra hircus breed San Clemente chromosome 18, ASM170441v1, whole genome shotgun sequence encodes:
- the CDK10 gene encoding cyclin-dependent kinase 10 isoform X5 translates to MDKEKDGVPISSLREITLLLRLRHPNIVELKEVVVGNHLESIFLVMGYCEQDLASLLENMPTPFSEAQVKCIVLQVLRGLQYLHRNFIIHRDLKVSNLLMTDKGCVKTADFGLARAYGIPVKPMTPKVVTLWYRAPELLLGTTTQTTSIDMCSAPSLRPSSWGTGPGGAKELRGDPALLCRAVGCILAELLAHKPLLPGTSEIHQVDLIVQLLGTPSENIWPGFSQLPLASQYSLRKQPYNNLKHKFPWLSEAGLRLMNLLFMYDPKKRATAGDCLESSYFKEKPLPCEPELMPTFPHHRNKRATPATSLGTESQSRRCRP, encoded by the exons CCCATCAGCAGTCTTCGAGAGATCACACTGCTGCTTCGCCTCCGCCATCCCAACATTGTGGAGCTGAAGGAGGTGGTTGTGGGGAACCACCTGGAGAG CATCTTCCTGGTGATGGGCTACTGTGAGCAAGACCTGGCCAGCCTTCTGGAGAACATGCCAACACCCTTCTCTGAGGCCCAG GTCAAGTGCATCGTGCTGCAGGTGCTCCGGGGCCTCCAGTACCTGCACCGGAACTTCATCATCCACAG GGATCTGAAGGTCTCTAACTTGCTCATGACGGATAAGGGCTGCGTGAAGACAG CGGATTTTGGTCTGGCCCGGGCCTATGGCATCCCAGTGAAGCCAATGACTCCCAAGGTGGTCACACTCTG GTACCGAGCCCCTGAACTGCTGCTGGGAACCACCACGCAGACCACCAGCATCGACATGTG ctctgcccccagCCTCCGCCCCAGCAGCTGGGGGACTGGTCCAGGCGGAGCCAAGGAGCTGAGAGGAGACCCCGCACTCCTCTGCAGGGCGGTGGGCTGCATCCTGGCTGAACTGCTGGCCCATAAGCCCCTTCTCCCCGGCACTTCTGAGATCCACCAGGTGGACCTGATCGTGCAGCTGCTGGGGACCCCCAGTGAGAACATCTGGCCG GGCTTCTCTCAGCTGCCGCTGGCCAGCCAGTACAGCCTGCGGAAGCAGCCCTACAACAACCTGAAACATAAGTTCCCGTGGCTCTCGGAGGCCGGCCTGCGCCTGATGAACCTCCTCTTCATGTACGACCCTAAGAAAAG GGCTACAGCCGGTGACTGCCTGGAGAGCTCCTACTTCAAGGAGAAGCCCCTGC CGTGCGAGCCGGAGCTCATGCCCACCTTCCCCCACCACCGTAACAAGCGTGCCACCCCGGCCACATCCTTGGGCACTGAGAGCCAGAGCCGGCGCTGCAGACCCTGA
- the SPATA2L gene encoding spermatogenesis-associated protein 2-like protein: MGSSSLSEDYRLCLERELRRGRAGVCGDPSLRAVLWHILVEDFDLHGALQDDALALLTDGLWGRADLAPALRGLARAFELLELAAVHLYLLPWRKEFTTIKTFSGGYVHVLKGALSEDLLIQSFQKMGYVRRDAHRLMVAALPPAHQLVQVALGCFALRLECEILGEVLAQLGTSVLPAEELLQARRASVDVASCVAWLQQRLAREEEPPPLPRRGSPTGCQARLDLYRDVQEDEGSDEASLYGGPSPSPESPASELACQPQFWEQSARLWGSGGGPWEPAEASSPTSGASEEEEPQPEAFSFLSLRRELLSRPGDLAPPHSPRSPEQASPAPVLEAPGYQTHTCLAPGALPAFCCDTCRQLHATHCAALPSCHPGHGLRTLRGNSQRRLWLQRAQVDALLYDSPVAGP; this comes from the exons ATGGGCAGTAGCTCACTGTCCGAGGACTACCGCCTGTGCCTGGAGCGGGAACTGCGGCGCGGCCGCGCGGGCGTGTGCGGGGATCCATCGCTTAGGGCCGTGCTCTGGCACATCCTCGTGGAAGACTTCGACCTGCACGGGGCGCTGCAGGATGACGCGCTGGCACTGCTCACCGACGGCCTGTGGGGGCGCGCTGACCTGGCCCCCGCGCTGCGCGGCCTGGCCCGTGCCTTTGAGCTGCTGGAGTTGGCCGCCGTGCACCTGTACCTGCTGCCGTGGAGAAAGGAGTTCACAACCATCAAG ACGTTCTCCGGGGGCTACGTGCACGTGCTAAAGGGCGCACTCTCGGAGGACCTCCTCATCCAGAGCTTCCAGAAGATGGGCTACGTGCGCAGGGACGCCCACCGCCTCATGGTGGCTGCCCTGCCCCCCGCCCACCAGCTGGTGCAGGTGGCCCTGGGCTGCTTCGCCCTGCGGCTGGAGTGCGAGATCCTGGGTGAGGTGCTGGCGCAGCTGGGCACCAGCGTGCTGCCAGCCGAGGAGCTGCTGCAGGCACGGCGGGCCAGCGTGGACGTGGCCTCCTGTGTGGCCTGGCTGCAGCAGCGACTGGCCCGTGAGGAAGAACCACCACCCCTGCCCCGCCGTGGCTCCCCCACTGGGTGCCAGGCCCGGCTGGACCTGTACCGGGACGTGCAGGAGGACGAGGGCTCAGATGAGGCCAGCCTGTACGGGGGCCCCTCGCCCAGCCCCGAGTCTCCCGCCTCAGAACTGGCCTGCCAGCCTCAGTTCTGGGAGCAGAGTGCCAGACTGTGGGGGTCGGGGGGCGGGCCATGGGAGCCGGCTGAGGCCAGCAGCCCCACCTCCGGGGCCTCAGAAGAGGAGGAGCCCCAGCCCGAAGCCTTCTCCTTCCTCTCACTTCGTAGAGAGCTGCTTAGTCGGCCTGGGGACCTGGCCCCTCCCCATTCCCCTAGGAGCCCTGAGCAGGCCAGCCCCGCGCCCGTCCTGGAGGCCCCCGGCTACCAGACGCACACTTGCCTGGCCCCAGGAGCCCTGCCCGCCTTCTGCTGTGACACGTGTCGCCAGCTGCACGCCACCCACTGTGCCGCCCTTCCCAGCTGCCACCCAGGCCACGGCCTGCGCACCCTGCGTGGGAATAGCCAGCGGCGTCTATGGCTGCAGCGAGCCCAGGTGGATGCCCTGCTCTATGACAGCCCCGTGGCCGGGCCCTAG